The genomic stretch CCCAGAAAATAATGATATTAATGATCACTTAGTTAAAAACGCACTTAATAACGAGACTTTTAATTTTATATTAAAAAAATTTGATACTTCACAAGAAAATGTAATTGATACTTCTAATAAAAGTTCAAATTTTAACTTTTTGCCTCTAAATATTTTGGAGATTTGTTCAAACAAACCACCACAACTAGAATTTATTTTTCCAGGTTTACTAAGAGGAATTGTTGGAAGTGTTGTGGCCTCTGGAGGCACTGGAAAAACGATGTGGGCATTACAAACCTGCTCTAGTATTGCTTGCGGAAATGATATGTTAAAGTATGGACAACTTAATACAGGAAAATCAGTTTTACTTTCAGGAGAAGATCCTGAACAAATAACAGCTCTAAGATTACATTCTATGTGCAAATATCTCTCAGAGAAAGAAATTCATGAACTAAATAAAAACATGTTTATTTATTCTATATCTGGTAAAAATCCTAATATTATGGATAAAAATTGGTTTGAATGGATAAAAAATGTAACAATAAATTCAAAATTAGTTATTATAGACACACTCAGAGTTTTTCATAATTTAGAAGAAAATGATAGCGGTAAAATGTCTGAACTTATTAAAATAATGGGTTCCATTGCATCTGAAAACAATACGAGCATTTTATTTTTACATCACACAAATAAAAATAGTGCAAACAACTCAAATGGTGGAGACCAACAAGCTAGTCGAGGCAGTTCTGTTTTAACGGATAATATTAAACTTCAAATCAATCTTGTAACAATGACAAGCCCCGAAGCAAAAGATTTAGGTATAGATGAGCAAGACAGAAAATTATATGTTAAATATGTTTACTCAAAGATGAATTATGGTTCACCTATTGCTGATAGATGGTTAAAAAGAGAAGATGGTGGAATATTAAAACCAACTGATTTAACTAAAAAAGAATCAAATAATCTCTCTCAAATTTTTGGAGGACGTAAAGGTGGTATCTAAAAATTCTGATTTAAGTTCTAAATATAATTTAAAATTTGCACTTCATGATCCTGCTCATTGTTTAGCTCCAGGATTGTTTAGGAGTATTAAAAAAGGTGATCGCAAAAAATTAAAGTTAGATATCACATACGAATTTGGAGATAAAAATAAAATTGAGTTTAGTGGCCCCGAACCGCTTGGTGCGGATGATTTAAGGGTGCTTCAAGGATTAATCGCAATGGCAGGAATAAATCATCACGATCAATTTGTTACTTCAGAAACATCTTCTGAACATGGAAAAGAAGTTAGAAAACAAATGGATTTAAAATGGGACGCCACAAATGACGATGTCGTAGTAGCCAAAGGAAGTTATCGTGAGCTTGCTAAAGAAATAGGTTATGCTGATTGTGAAAACACAAAAACAATCAGAAATTGTGTTGAACGGCTTTGGAAAGTATCAATTATTTATGAATTCAACAAAAAAAGAATTGGATGCCGTTTACTTTCTAGTTATGCGAGTGATAACGAAAAGGGAAAATTATTTGTTGCATTAAATCCAATCATTACAAGTGTAATATTTGGATTTAAACCACAGCATACTAGAATTGATATGCAAGAAGTTAGGCTTTTATCAAGTGATGCAGCTAGACTATTACATCAGCGCCTCTGTGCTTGGATTAACCCTGGAACTTCACGAAATGTTAGCCTCGAATCTTTAATAGGGTACGTTTATTTTGAGGATACAGATAATAGATATACAAAAAGAACAAGAAAAATTGATATAAAAAAAGCATTAAATGAATTTGAATTATTGAAATGGCAAATAGAAGAATATAGGAAAGAGCACTATAAAATTTCTAGACCTGAAAGCGTAATTGAAAACATCTCAAAGAAATCTCCATCAAAATCATAATATTATAAAATCCATCCCCTGTATAACACCATCACTTTTCACTTCATCTAATCATCAATTTCAGCCAAAAATTTAATGGAAGCATATAATTTTTCTGTAAATTCAATTTAATGCAGTTATACCCCCCTGTATAACACCATCACTTCCCCTGTATAACACCATCACCCCCCCTGTATAACACCATCACTTCCCCTGTATAACACCATCACTTCCCCTGTATAACACCATCAGCCTAAAAACCGTCTTAAACGTTTTTTTACTTTATTATCATACATATCTAAATTGATGTTACCATAATTTTGTTGCTCTTCTATAACCTTCCTAGAATCTCCTAAGAGATTCTAGGAAGGTTTAAAAAAAGTAAAATTAGAAGTAGTTTTTAAACTACTTCTAATTTTACTTTTTGCATAAAAGAAGCTGTTGATTGCTATAAATTATAGCAATCAACAGCTTCGCTTAAAATGGCATTTGCTTATGTATAAACACGTTTAGAAAATTTTAGTTAGAAATGGGTACGTTGTCTGTTTTTAATTTAACCAAGGTCTTTAAAATTGTATTTTAATAAAGAATTGAAGTGTTCAGGATATAAAAAATTAAATTGCTTTTTTGATGTTCGATACAATATCCATAGTTAATGAATTCAAATTCTTCAAAAAAGAAGAAGCAAGTGCAGGTTCTCGTTCGATAGATTGTAAATTTTTTTCCCACTCAGCCGTCATTACTGGATTGCATAAAAATGACTGATTAAACTTTTGAAGCATCGAAAATAAATCAAATGCCTTTTGAGTTGGTATTATATTTTTTTTCTCTCGTTTTACG from Silvanigrella aquatica encodes the following:
- the repC gene encoding replication protein C, IncQ-type — its product is MVSKNSDLSSKYNLKFALHDPAHCLAPGLFRSIKKGDRKKLKLDITYEFGDKNKIEFSGPEPLGADDLRVLQGLIAMAGINHHDQFVTSETSSEHGKEVRKQMDLKWDATNDDVVVAKGSYRELAKEIGYADCENTKTIRNCVERLWKVSIIYEFNKKRIGCRLLSSYASDNEKGKLFVALNPIITSVIFGFKPQHTRIDMQEVRLLSSDAARLLHQRLCAWINPGTSRNVSLESLIGYVYFEDTDNRYTKRTRKIDIKKALNEFELLKWQIEEYRKEHYKISRPESVIENISKKSPSKS